The Desulfatitalea tepidiphila genome window below encodes:
- the hisA gene encoding phosphoribosylformimino-5-aminoimidazole carboxamide ribotide isomerase, with protein sequence MLDYREDRAIDTMRFRPCIDLHQGKVKQIVGGSLSDDDPEGVQTNFETGQPPEWFARLYRRDNLTGGHVIQLGPGNRQAAEAALAAWPGGLQLGGGVTIDNAARWLDAGAAAVIVTSWVFHHGTVDMDRLRQLSRLVGPDRLVLDLSCRRKGDDYFIVTDRWQTFTRECITPRLLDRLAPFCYEYLVHGVDVEGRCQGIETDLVALLGRWAGIPITYAGGIDSQAALETIQRLGDGRIDFTVGSALDIFGGRQLAYRDLARRYGGGHSKNTKRR encoded by the coding sequence ATGCTCGATTATCGCGAGGATAGGGCCATCGACACCATGCGTTTTCGCCCCTGCATCGACCTGCATCAAGGCAAAGTCAAACAAATCGTGGGCGGCTCCCTGTCGGACGACGATCCGGAAGGGGTGCAGACCAATTTCGAAACCGGGCAACCCCCCGAGTGGTTCGCCCGCCTTTACCGGCGGGACAACCTGACCGGCGGCCATGTCATTCAATTGGGACCCGGCAACCGGCAGGCGGCCGAAGCGGCCCTGGCCGCATGGCCCGGCGGTCTGCAACTCGGCGGGGGAGTGACAATAGACAATGCCGCCCGATGGCTCGATGCGGGCGCCGCGGCGGTCATCGTGACCTCCTGGGTGTTTCACCACGGCACCGTGGATATGGATCGGCTCCGGCAGCTAAGCCGCCTCGTGGGTCCGGATCGCCTGGTCCTCGACTTGAGCTGCCGGCGCAAGGGCGACGATTATTTTATCGTCACCGACCGATGGCAGACGTTTACGCGTGAATGTATCACGCCCCGGCTTCTGGACCGCCTGGCGCCTTTCTGTTATGAGTACCTGGTGCACGGCGTGGACGTCGAAGGCCGCTGCCAGGGTATCGAAACCGACCTGGTGGCCCTGCTCGGCCGATGGGCGGGCATTCCGATCACCTACGCCGGTGGTATAGATTCCCAGGCCGCCCTGGAAACCATCCAACGCTTGGGAGACGGCCGCATCGACTTTACGGTGGGCAGTGCGTTGGATATCTTCGGCGGCCGCCAGCTGGCGTATCGTGACCTGGCGCGCCGCTATGGCGGCGGCCATTCCAAAAACACCAAGCGACGTTAA
- a CDS encoding OmpA family protein: MKKTMTRWFALALCAQFALSACTTINPYTQEKQVSKAAIGAGVGALGGAAIGLITAKSKDRQRNALIGAGVGALAGGGVGYYMDVQEAKLRQRLGNSGVSVTRVGDQIMLNMPGNVTFRTDSSDISADFYEVLNSVAIVLNEYNKTTIDVIGHTDDVGAESYNQQLSERRARSVAEYLAGQKVLPERLLIAGRGETQPIASNSTPEGRSANRRVTIQISPIVQN, translated from the coding sequence ATGAAGAAAACGATGACCCGTTGGTTCGCTCTGGCACTGTGTGCCCAATTCGCCCTTTCTGCCTGTACGACCATCAATCCCTATACCCAGGAAAAACAGGTGAGCAAGGCGGCCATCGGCGCCGGTGTGGGTGCTCTGGGTGGCGCGGCCATCGGCCTGATCACCGCCAAGAGCAAGGACCGGCAGCGCAATGCCCTGATCGGCGCCGGCGTCGGCGCCCTGGCCGGCGGCGGTGTCGGCTACTATATGGATGTCCAGGAAGCCAAGCTGCGCCAGCGCCTGGGCAACTCGGGCGTCAGCGTGACCCGCGTCGGAGACCAGATCATGCTGAACATGCCCGGCAATGTCACCTTCCGCACCGACTCATCGGACATCAGCGCCGATTTTTACGAGGTGCTCAACTCGGTGGCCATCGTGCTCAACGAATATAACAAGACCACCATCGACGTGATCGGCCATACCGACGATGTGGGCGCGGAGAGCTACAATCAGCAGTTGTCCGAACGGCGGGCGCGCAGCGTGGCCGAATACCTGGCGGGCCAGAAGGTGTTGCCAGAGCGTCTGCTCATCGCGGGCCGGGGCGAAACCCAGCCCATCGCCTCGAACAGCACCCCCGAAGGCCGATCGGCCAACCGACGGGTGACCATTCAGATCAGCCCGATCGTTCAGAATTGA
- the alr gene encoding alanine racemase translates to MAGPASAHLVWAEIDLTAIAHNVRELRRIVDPKARLLVAVKANAYGHGAEQVARMALTNGATDLGVARIDEGLALRRAGIAAPILIFGFTPSDRTAELITHALVPAVYSLENARAMAAAARTQGRTLPVHIKVDTGMGRLGIPCGDQGGAGIDTAAETVERISRIDGLVIQGIFTHFATADQADKGYARRQFDLFSRLLDRLASRGVKVGLRHAANSGAIMEMPETHLDMVRAGISLYGLYPSEEVDRGRIDLKPALSLKARIVHLKPVTAGTCISYGCTFQTRKPTVIATVPIGYADGYSRGLSNRGTMLVRGQRVPIVGRVCMDLTMIDVGGVPGVSMGDEVVLIGRQNGAGISADEVAATLSTINYEVVAALTDRVPRVYILNSERSG, encoded by the coding sequence ATGGCAGGACCGGCATCTGCGCACCTGGTCTGGGCCGAGATCGACCTGACCGCCATTGCCCATAACGTCCGCGAGCTGCGGCGCATCGTCGATCCGAAGGCGCGCCTGCTGGTGGCGGTCAAGGCCAATGCCTATGGTCACGGTGCCGAGCAGGTGGCGCGCATGGCCCTGACAAACGGGGCCACGGACCTGGGGGTGGCCCGCATCGACGAGGGGCTGGCGCTGCGACGGGCCGGTATCGCGGCTCCCATCCTGATTTTTGGATTCACGCCGTCCGACCGGACGGCCGAATTGATCACCCATGCCCTCGTGCCCGCGGTCTATTCCCTGGAAAACGCCCGGGCCATGGCCGCCGCAGCCCGGACCCAAGGCCGAACCCTGCCGGTTCATATCAAGGTCGATACGGGCATGGGGCGACTGGGAATTCCTTGCGGGGATCAGGGCGGCGCCGGTATCGACACGGCCGCCGAGACGGTCGAACGCATCTCCCGGATCGACGGCCTCGTCATCCAGGGGATTTTCACCCATTTCGCCACCGCCGATCAGGCCGACAAAGGCTACGCCCGCCGGCAGTTCGATCTTTTTTCGAGACTTCTCGATCGGTTGGCCTCCCGCGGGGTGAAGGTAGGGTTGCGTCACGCCGCCAACAGCGGCGCCATCATGGAGATGCCCGAGACCCATCTGGATATGGTGCGGGCCGGCATCTCCCTCTACGGTCTCTATCCCTCCGAAGAGGTCGATCGCGGCCGCATCGATTTGAAGCCGGCCCTTTCACTCAAAGCCAGGATCGTCCATCTCAAACCGGTGACGGCCGGCACCTGCATCAGTTACGGATGCACCTTCCAGACACGCAAACCCACAGTTATCGCCACCGTGCCGATCGGATATGCCGACGGTTACAGCCGGGGATTGTCCAACCGGGGCACCATGCTGGTCCGCGGGCAACGGGTGCCCATCGTCGGCCGGGTCTGCATGGATCTAACCATGATCGACGTGGGCGGGGTGCCGGGTGTATCTATGGGCGACGAGGTGGTGTTGATCGGCCGTCAGAATGGGGCCGGGATCAGCGCCGATGAAGTCGCCGCGACGCTGAGCACCATCAACTATGAGGTGGTGGCGGCCCTGACAGATCGGGTGCCGAGGGTCTATATCCTCAATTCTGAACGATCGGGCTGA
- the ald gene encoding alanine dehydrogenase, producing the protein MIIGVLKEIKAEENRVAMTPAGVEMLHRAGHTILVEKGAGRGSGFPDEAYAQAGAQITAKAAAIYKKAEMVMHVKEPLPQEYGLIRSGQIVFTYLHLAANETLTRALIDAGSVNIAYETIKKTDGTLPLLTPMSEVAGRMAIQQAAKYLEMAQGGRGVLLGGVPGVDPATVVIIGGGVVGTHAARMACGLGAKVYLLDNNLQRLRHLAEVMPANCFLLMSSPAVLRDLIQKADAVIGAVLIPGAKAPRLVTREMLKTMKPGSVLVDVAIDQGGCFETSRPTTHADPVYVVDGIVHYTVANMPGAVAKTSTWALTNATLPYALEIADKGWHRAMQESAEMRSGANVVLGKVTHPAVAEAFGMTYSPLEQVL; encoded by the coding sequence ATGATCATCGGGGTGCTCAAAGAGATCAAGGCCGAAGAGAACCGGGTGGCCATGACGCCGGCCGGCGTGGAGATGCTGCACCGCGCCGGCCATACTATTCTGGTGGAAAAGGGGGCCGGCCGGGGCAGCGGTTTTCCCGATGAGGCCTATGCCCAGGCCGGGGCCCAAATCACGGCCAAGGCGGCAGCCATCTACAAGAAGGCCGAGATGGTGATGCACGTCAAGGAACCCTTGCCCCAGGAGTATGGGCTGATCCGATCCGGTCAGATCGTTTTCACCTATTTGCATCTGGCCGCCAACGAAACGCTGACCCGGGCCCTGATCGACGCCGGATCGGTCAACATCGCCTACGAAACCATCAAAAAGACGGACGGGACCCTGCCGCTGCTCACCCCCATGAGCGAAGTGGCCGGGCGCATGGCCATCCAGCAGGCCGCCAAATACCTCGAAATGGCACAGGGCGGCCGCGGCGTGCTGCTGGGCGGCGTACCGGGCGTCGATCCGGCCACCGTCGTGATCATCGGCGGCGGCGTGGTCGGCACCCATGCGGCCAGGATGGCCTGCGGCCTGGGGGCCAAGGTCTATCTGCTCGACAACAATCTTCAACGCTTGAGGCATCTGGCCGAGGTCATGCCGGCCAACTGTTTTTTGCTCATGTCCAGTCCGGCCGTTCTGCGCGATCTGATCCAGAAGGCCGACGCGGTGATCGGTGCGGTGCTGATTCCCGGCGCCAAGGCGCCCCGCCTGGTGACCCGGGAGATGCTCAAGACCATGAAACCAGGGTCGGTGCTGGTGGATGTGGCCATCGATCAGGGGGGATGCTTCGAGACATCCCGTCCCACGACCCATGCCGATCCGGTGTATGTGGTGGATGGCATCGTTCACTACACCGTGGCCAACATGCCGGGGGCCGTGGCCAAGACCTCCACCTGGGCCCTGACCAATGCCACTTTGCCGTATGCCCTGGAGATTGCCGACAAGGGATGGCACCGGGCCATGCAGGAGAGCGCGGAGATGAGATCCGGTGCCAACGTCGTTCTGGGCAAAGTAACCCACCCGGCGGTGGCCGAAGCCTTCGGGATGACCTATTCACCGTTGGAGCAGGTGCTTTAA
- a CDS encoding thiolase family protein — translation MKDVVIVSACRTAIGGFGGSLRDQHAAHIASVSMKEALSRAKLDPALVDDVRFGCCMEPADALNVTRVGALLAGIPDSVPAVTINRVCISGMEAVISGMAMIQTGMADIILAGGVEHMSGVAYQVPKARWGCRLQDHTFVDALIWALHCGSHIIPHPEDGPVDASQPPLSLFKGKPYIMGHTTEFIAQHHGISREEMDEVALRSHNNAERATRDGDFKPEIVPIEIPRKKKEPLVFDKDEHFRPGLTMADLQKLPPAFIPNTGKVTAGNSSGINDGSAAMVIMSAEKAKELGLQPLARIRAVGRGACHPSVMGLSPVPAVRHLLDHSDLKLSDFELIELNEAFAGQYLGCERELNLNREITNVNGSGIGLGHPVGATGCRIMVTLLHLLRSRGKNLGLATLCGGGGVSMACAIETL, via the coding sequence ATGAAAGACGTCGTTATCGTTTCGGCTTGCCGAACGGCTATCGGTGGTTTTGGGGGTTCCTTGCGCGATCAACATGCCGCCCACATCGCCAGTGTGTCGATGAAGGAGGCCCTATCGCGCGCCAAACTCGATCCGGCCCTGGTCGACGATGTGCGTTTCGGCTGCTGCATGGAGCCGGCCGATGCGCTGAACGTCACCCGCGTCGGCGCTCTGCTGGCCGGTATTCCTGACAGCGTGCCAGCCGTGACCATCAATCGGGTCTGTATTTCCGGCATGGAGGCGGTCATCTCCGGCATGGCCATGATTCAAACCGGGATGGCGGACATCATCCTGGCCGGCGGCGTGGAGCACATGTCCGGCGTCGCCTATCAGGTGCCCAAGGCGCGCTGGGGCTGCCGCCTCCAGGACCACACCTTTGTGGATGCGCTCATCTGGGCCCTGCACTGCGGATCGCACATCATCCCCCATCCCGAAGACGGTCCGGTGGATGCAAGCCAGCCGCCGCTGAGCCTCTTTAAAGGCAAACCCTATATCATGGGGCACACGACCGAATTCATCGCCCAGCATCACGGCATTTCCCGCGAGGAGATGGACGAGGTGGCCCTGCGCAGCCACAACAATGCCGAGCGTGCCACCCGCGACGGCGACTTCAAACCCGAAATCGTGCCCATTGAAATCCCCCGCAAAAAGAAAGAGCCCCTGGTGTTCGACAAGGACGAGCATTTCCGCCCCGGCCTGACCATGGCCGATCTTCAGAAACTGCCCCCGGCCTTTATACCCAACACCGGCAAGGTGACCGCCGGCAACAGCAGCGGCATCAACGATGGCTCGGCCGCCATGGTGATCATGTCCGCCGAAAAAGCCAAGGAGCTCGGCTTGCAGCCCCTGGCACGCATCCGGGCCGTGGGCCGCGGGGCCTGCCATCCCTCGGTCATGGGACTTTCCCCGGTGCCGGCGGTGCGCCATCTGCTCGACCACAGCGATTTGAAGCTGTCCGACTTCGAACTGATCGAACTCAACGAGGCCTTTGCCGGTCAATACCTGGGGTGCGAACGGGAATTGAACCTCAACCGCGAGATCACCAATGTCAACGGCTCGGGCATCGGGCTGGGCCATCCGGTGGGCGCCACCGGTTGCCGTATCATGGTCACCCTCCTGCATCTGCTGCGCAGCCGGGGCAAGAACCTGGGGCTGGCCACCCTGTGCGGCGGCGGCGGCGTATCCATGGCCTGCGCCATCGAGACCCTATAG
- a CDS encoding FapA family protein — protein MPSLQRQDEMFGDIAVRENLVTREKIERALVIQRCISGRTKVYMPLGSVLHKMGLLTEEQVDRVLALKNGILPEEAAAGEDAAVDNGPQYCDPNTCLNIAVSDDKLTVTIAPAGNNFVAPPIHDVKRLLAEREIVFGLISDQLLSAHLEKSPMPIDPFIVARGEPPVPGRPAEVRYYFDTDPMRIGTLLEDGTMDWKNRGDIPQVKEGDLLAEKEGGDPGRPGTNVYGLEVPPPRIKEPALKFTKGAGRSEDGQQIVAKCDGMPKLGIDGRIGVFKVLPIDGDIGVETGNIDFDGHIEVNGGVTSGYKVTGASLSVKEIQNARIELSEDLISDAGIYGSKVIVGGNLKASHLHNSTVEVLGDLVVQKEIFGCTIAINGRCLVESGKIIASTITAKKGVQVKDIGTQASKPSELTVGVDFKFQRDMELAEQQIEQLAESRAAAEAEVAQLRGRIDDLDAELGAVAQDQDGCMVQKRQLEAKLETPTIAASAEKRSLIEELIDDLGKKYDQLDEQVKRIMSQDDLVRAKMAALQHQIKEMEEQSDAAAEQMAVLEEAAKLDPGIPVVKASGMVYSKTSVVGPHKKIIIPNEMQNVRIAEYEEDPKQYAMKISSLR, from the coding sequence ATGCCGAGTTTGCAACGCCAGGACGAAATGTTCGGCGACATTGCAGTGAGAGAAAACCTGGTGACCAGGGAGAAGATCGAACGCGCCCTGGTGATCCAGCGCTGCATTTCGGGCCGAACCAAAGTCTATATGCCCCTCGGATCCGTGCTGCACAAAATGGGGTTGTTGACCGAGGAGCAGGTGGACCGGGTGCTGGCCTTGAAAAACGGCATCCTGCCTGAAGAGGCGGCGGCAGGGGAAGATGCGGCTGTTGACAACGGCCCCCAGTATTGCGACCCGAACACCTGTCTGAACATCGCCGTCTCCGATGACAAGCTCACCGTTACCATCGCACCGGCGGGTAATAACTTTGTCGCACCCCCGATCCATGATGTCAAACGCCTCTTGGCAGAGCGCGAGATCGTTTTCGGCCTGATCAGCGATCAATTGCTCTCCGCCCACCTCGAAAAGAGCCCCATGCCCATCGACCCCTTTATCGTTGCGCGGGGAGAACCACCTGTTCCAGGACGACCGGCCGAAGTGCGCTACTATTTCGACACCGATCCCATGCGCATCGGCACCCTGCTCGAAGATGGCACCATGGATTGGAAAAACCGTGGCGACATCCCCCAGGTCAAGGAGGGGGATCTGCTGGCGGAAAAAGAGGGCGGTGACCCAGGCCGGCCGGGAACCAATGTCTATGGTCTGGAAGTGCCGCCGCCGCGGATCAAGGAACCGGCCTTGAAGTTTACCAAGGGTGCCGGACGGTCGGAAGACGGGCAGCAGATCGTGGCCAAATGCGACGGCATGCCCAAGCTCGGTATCGATGGCCGCATCGGTGTGTTCAAGGTGCTGCCCATCGATGGGGATATCGGCGTCGAAACCGGCAATATCGACTTTGACGGCCACATAGAGGTCAATGGCGGCGTTACCAGTGGTTACAAGGTGACCGGCGCCAGCCTGAGCGTCAAGGAGATTCAGAATGCCAGGATCGAACTGAGCGAGGATCTGATCAGCGATGCCGGCATTTATGGGTCCAAGGTTATCGTCGGTGGGAACCTGAAGGCGAGCCACCTCCACAATTCCACGGTGGAGGTGCTGGGCGACCTGGTAGTGCAAAAGGAGATCTTCGGTTGCACTATCGCCATCAACGGCCGTTGCCTGGTGGAGAGCGGCAAGATCATCGCCTCCACGATCACGGCAAAAAAGGGGGTCCAGGTCAAAGACATCGGCACCCAGGCGTCCAAGCCCAGCGAGCTGACCGTGGGGGTGGATTTCAAGTTCCAGCGCGACATGGAGCTGGCCGAACAACAGATCGAGCAGTTGGCCGAGTCGCGCGCGGCGGCCGAAGCGGAGGTGGCCCAGCTCAGGGGCCGAATCGATGATCTGGATGCAGAGTTGGGCGCCGTGGCACAGGACCAGGACGGTTGCATGGTGCAAAAGCGTCAGCTTGAAGCAAAGCTCGAGACGCCGACCATCGCCGCCAGCGCCGAAAAACGGAGCCTGATTGAGGAGCTGATAGACGATTTGGGGAAAAAATACGATCAGCTCGATGAGCAAGTCAAAAGAATCATGTCCCAGGACGACCTGGTGCGCGCCAAGATGGCCGCCTTGCAACATCAGATCAAGGAGATGGAAGAGCAGAGCGACGCCGCGGCGGAACAAATGGCGGTTTTGGAGGAGGCCGCCAAACTCGATCCCGGCATCCCGGTGGTCAAGGCCAGCGGCATGGTCTACTCTAAAACCTCGGTGGTCGGTCCCCACAAAAAGATCATTATCCCCAATGAGATGCAAAACGTTCGCATCGCCGAGTACGAGGAAGATCCCAAACAATACGCCATGAAGATTTCAAGTCTCCGCTAG
- a CDS encoding tRNA (cytidine(34)-2'-O)-methyltransferase, giving the protein MNPSRSMAEVTGRQRHVVLVAPEVHWNTGNIGRTCLGAGAMLHLVRPLGFSLDSKQVKRAGLDYWPRVSLSVWDDFEHFMAGMAPKEEEIVLLTKGGRQPYWRLPAMTRLFLVFGSETRGLPAAILSRFERHTYYIPICEEIRCLNLSTAVGIALYESLRPVQPTLSV; this is encoded by the coding sequence TTGAACCCAAGTCGATCCATGGCGGAGGTCACCGGCCGCCAGCGCCACGTGGTCCTGGTGGCCCCCGAGGTGCATTGGAACACCGGCAATATCGGTCGAACCTGCCTGGGGGCCGGCGCCATGCTGCACCTGGTGCGTCCGCTGGGCTTTTCCCTTGACAGCAAACAGGTCAAACGTGCCGGCCTCGATTACTGGCCCAGGGTTTCCCTTTCTGTATGGGACGACTTTGAACACTTCATGGCCGGTATGGCACCCAAAGAGGAGGAAATCGTCCTGCTGACCAAGGGCGGCCGACAGCCTTACTGGCGGCTGCCGGCGATGACCCGATTGTTTCTGGTATTCGGATCCGAAACCCGGGGGCTGCCGGCAGCCATCCTGTCTCGATTCGAACGCCATACCTATTATATTCCCATCTGTGAGGAGATTCGTTGTCTCAACCTGTCAACGGCCGTGGGAATCGCCTTGTACGAAAGCTTGCGGCCGGTTCAGCCAACCCTCTCAGTATGA
- a CDS encoding tetratricopeptide repeat protein, with protein sequence MPNATICQKVASFVFIGLIALMIHTPTTQAEYRNPAVPGQDTAAYWMDKGGLYSTYGNFPAAIRAFEKSLALSPNNSEAYFDMGVAYGEMGDYQNALENMSKAIRLDPTNGRYLYGRAWIMLRSGRHKEAQVEMTRAANFGSADAKLYLQRSETGR encoded by the coding sequence ATGCCCAACGCGACGATCTGTCAGAAAGTGGCAAGTTTCGTCTTTATAGGCTTGATCGCCCTGATGATCCACACGCCGACAACACAGGCCGAGTACCGCAACCCCGCCGTGCCGGGGCAAGATACGGCCGCCTACTGGATGGACAAGGGGGGCTTGTACAGTACCTATGGCAATTTTCCCGCCGCCATCAGGGCCTTTGAAAAATCGCTGGCCCTGTCCCCCAATAACAGCGAAGCCTATTTTGATATGGGCGTCGCCTACGGCGAAATGGGCGACTATCAAAATGCCCTGGAAAATATGTCAAAGGCCATTCGGCTCGACCCGACCAACGGTCGGTACCTGTATGGGCGTGCCTGGATCATGCTTCGCTCAGGCCGCCACAAGGAGGCCCAGGTGGAAATGACCCGAGCGGCCAATTTCGGTAGCGCCGATGCCAAGTTGTATCTGCAGCGAAGCGAAACCGGCCGTTAA
- a CDS encoding lytic transglycosylase domain-containing protein — MEQKDLQRTLKHGIVLYVVLGLLVIPSGICSQGHHIVPVIDILLPETMAPSVPRLSLDLIGNMPLHAFEDNLQPATLPPPAVLTAGGEDRKEPSEAPPFYEHILQASQTYEVDVDLIRAIIFAESNYNPQAVSHRGARGLMQLMPRTAKALGVKDSFDPAMNIDGGVRYFKQLLNRFSGDVRLALAAYNAGSRYVHKYGGIPPFGATKRYIKKVLHYHNRFKAESASGQAVNPAV, encoded by the coding sequence ATGGAACAAAAGGACCTGCAAAGGACTCTGAAACACGGCATCGTACTCTATGTCGTGCTGGGCCTGCTGGTCATCCCATCCGGCATCTGCAGCCAGGGCCACCACATTGTTCCGGTCATCGACATCCTTTTACCGGAAACGATGGCACCTTCCGTACCGAGACTATCCCTCGACCTGATCGGCAACATGCCCTTGCACGCATTCGAAGATAACCTCCAACCCGCCACCCTTCCCCCACCGGCCGTCCTGACCGCCGGTGGGGAAGATCGGAAAGAACCTTCAGAAGCGCCTCCATTTTACGAGCACATTCTGCAGGCATCGCAAACCTATGAGGTGGACGTGGACCTGATCCGGGCCATTATCTTTGCCGAATCCAACTACAATCCCCAGGCCGTATCCCATCGCGGCGCAAGAGGCCTCATGCAACTCATGCCACGCACCGCAAAGGCGCTGGGCGTGAAAGACAGCTTTGATCCAGCCATGAACATCGATGGGGGCGTCCGCTATTTCAAGCAACTCCTCAACCGCTTTTCGGGGGATGTGCGCCTCGCCCTGGCGGCCTATAATGCCGGCAGCCGATATGTGCATAAATATGGGGGCATCCCGCCTTTCGGCGCCACCAAGCGTTACATCAAAAAAGTGCTGCACTACCACAACCGGTTCAAGGCGGAATCCGCATCCGGTCAAGCGGTCAATCCAGCCGTCTGA
- the nhaD gene encoding sodium:proton antiporter NhaD, which produces MIRIILILMTIGVPALALAADGHGAAVADMTGTFYGYFGIFMFVAAYTLVPLENKIHLRKSKPVLLAAGVIWVLLALAYLQQGDTHSAHAAIQHNLLEYAELFLFLLAAMTYINSLEERNVFQALRAWLVSRGFSLRSIFWITGLLAFFISPVADNLTTALLMGAVVMAVAGDNVKFVALACINVVVAANAGGAFSPFGDITTLMVWQKGKLAFHEFFDIFLPSAVNWLIPAIFMSLAVGNEPPQRLKEKIRVKFGGFVIIGLFLATIITAVSFHNFLHLPPAAGMMLGMAYLGGFAYYIKWYEGRSESYDGILGTRGDLSYQPLMRLVERKVSFDKIIERIPEPTFAIDKNHVITHWNHALEELTGLKAEKMIGTQNQWQPFYPRKRPSMADLIIDYQPEKAIEQHYKQGFRKNPHVENAYDSSAFFPEVGNGGKWITFSALPLKDREGRVIGAVEVLQDFTAQKQAVAHFDIMKRISQAEWDTLLFFYGVILCVGGLAQFGYLAVISQFMYHDLGPTMANAMVGILSAIVDNIPVMFAVLTMSPEMSHGQWLLVTLTAGVGGSLLSIGSAAGVALMGTARGKYTFGAHLKWTPVIALGYVAGIFCHLWINAKLM; this is translated from the coding sequence ATGATACGGATCATCCTCATTTTAATGACCATAGGGGTACCGGCACTGGCTCTGGCCGCTGATGGGCATGGCGCCGCAGTGGCCGACATGACCGGCACTTTCTATGGATATTTCGGGATCTTCATGTTTGTCGCGGCCTACACCCTCGTACCCCTGGAAAACAAGATCCACCTGCGCAAAAGCAAACCGGTACTACTGGCCGCCGGAGTCATCTGGGTGCTGCTGGCCCTGGCCTATCTGCAACAGGGCGACACCCACAGCGCCCACGCGGCGATTCAACACAATCTCCTCGAATATGCGGAGCTGTTCTTGTTCCTGCTTGCAGCCATGACCTACATCAACTCCCTGGAAGAGCGCAACGTGTTCCAGGCCCTGCGCGCCTGGCTGGTGAGCCGTGGTTTTTCACTGCGGTCGATCTTCTGGATCACCGGTCTGCTGGCCTTTTTCATTTCACCGGTGGCCGACAACCTCACTACGGCCCTGCTCATGGGAGCGGTGGTCATGGCCGTGGCCGGCGACAATGTCAAATTCGTGGCCCTGGCCTGCATCAACGTGGTGGTGGCGGCCAATGCCGGCGGGGCTTTTTCGCCATTCGGCGACATCACCACATTGATGGTGTGGCAAAAAGGCAAGTTGGCCTTTCATGAATTTTTCGACATCTTCCTGCCGTCGGCGGTCAACTGGTTGATCCCGGCGATTTTCATGAGCCTGGCCGTGGGCAACGAGCCTCCCCAAAGACTCAAGGAGAAGATCCGGGTCAAGTTCGGCGGCTTCGTCATCATCGGCCTGTTTCTGGCCACCATCATCACCGCCGTGTCGTTCCACAACTTTCTGCATCTGCCGCCGGCCGCCGGCATGATGCTGGGCATGGCCTATCTGGGCGGGTTTGCTTACTATATCAAATGGTATGAGGGCCGCAGCGAATCCTACGACGGCATCCTCGGCACCCGGGGCGACCTCTCCTACCAGCCGCTCATGCGGCTGGTGGAACGCAAGGTGAGTTTCGACAAAATAATTGAAAGGATTCCCGAACCCACCTTTGCCATCGATAAAAACCACGTGATCACCCATTGGAACCATGCCCTGGAGGAACTCACCGGACTCAAGGCCGAAAAGATGATCGGCACCCAGAACCAGTGGCAGCCATTTTACCCGCGCAAGCGGCCCTCAATGGCCGATCTGATCATCGACTACCAGCCTGAAAAGGCCATTGAACAACATTACAAACAAGGCTTTCGTAAAAACCCCCATGTAGAAAACGCCTACGATTCAAGCGCATTCTTTCCCGAGGTGGGCAACGGCGGCAAATGGATCACCTTTTCGGCTTTGCCGTTGAAAGATAGAGAGGGTCGGGTGATCGGCGCGGTGGAGGTGCTGCAGGATTTTACCGCTCAGAAACAGGCCGTGGCCCACTTCGACATCATGAAGCGCATATCCCAGGCCGAATGGGACACCCTGCTCTTTTTCTATGGGGTCATCCTCTGCGTGGGCGGCCTGGCCCAATTCGGCTACCTGGCGGTCATCTCCCAATTCATGTATCACGACCTGGGCCCCACCATGGCCAACGCCATGGTGGGGATACTATCGGCCATCGTGGACAATATCCCCGTGATGTTCGCCGTTTTGACCATGTCGCCGGAAATGTCCCACGGCCAGTGGCTGCTGGTCACGCTCACAGCCGGCGTGGGGGGCAGCCTGCTGTCGATCGGATCCGCGGCCGGCGTGGCCCTGATGGGAACGGCCCGGGGCAAATATACCTTCGGCGCGCACCTGAAATGGACCCCGGTGATCGCCCTCGGGTATGTGGCCGGCATCTTTTGTCACTTGTGGATCAATGCCAAGCTGATGTAG